The following are from one region of the Nicotiana tomentosiformis chromosome 7, ASM39032v3, whole genome shotgun sequence genome:
- the LOC104120896 gene encoding cytochrome b-c1 complex subunit 8-like yields the protein MQSYFYKNNHCDRSCVVDRLILQKHSRAQCSRWGGSRVILFRVRSPKEASRERTFLHMRNAEKMGKQPVKLKAVVYALSPFQQKVMPGLWKDLPAKIHHKVSENWISATLLLSPIIGTYTYVQMYKEKEKLEHRY from the exons atgcagtcttatttttataaaaataatcatTGTGATAGGAGTTGCGTAGTTGATCGATTAATACTTCAAAAACATAGTAGAGCACAGTGTTCAAGATGGGGTGGGTCTCGGGTAATCCTGTTTCGAGTCCGAAGTCCAAAAGAGGCCTCTCGAGAAAGGACATTTCTGCATATGCGAAACGCTGAGAAGATGGGAAAGCAGCCGGTGAAGCTGAAGGCAGTTGTTTACGCGTTGTCACCTTTCCAGCAGAAGGTAATGCCTGGTCTATGGAAGGATCTTCCTGCTAAGATCCATCACAAAGTTTCAGAGAATTGGATCAGCGCTACTCTCTTGCTTTCCCCCATCATCGGCACCTACAC GTATGTGCAGatgtacaaagaaaaagagaagttAGAACACAGATACTAG
- the LOC104103709 gene encoding large ribosomal subunit protein uL16 yields the protein MGRRPARCYRQIKNKPYPKSRFCRGVPDPKIRIYDVGMKKKGVDEFPFCVHLVSWEKENVSSEALEAARIACNKYMTKSAGKDAFHLRVRVHPFHVLRINKMLSCAGADRLQTGMRGAFGKPQGVCARVAIGQVLLSVRCKDGNSNHAQEALRRAKFKFPGRQKIIVSRKWGFTKFSRTDYLKYKSENRIVPDGVNAKLLGCHGRLAARQPGRAFLEAV from the exons ATGGGGAGAA GACCTGCAAGATGTTACCGTCAGATTAAGAACAAGCCATACCCAAAGTCACGGTTTTGCCGTGGTGTCCCAGATCCAAAAATCAGGATCTATGATGTAGGTATGAAGAAAAAGGGAGTTGATGAGTTTCCATTCTGTGTTCACTTGGTCAGTTGGGAGAAGGAGAATGTCTCCAGTGAGGCGCTTGAAGCTGCCCGTATTGCTTGCAACAAGTACAtgaccaagtctgctgggaaagATGCTTTCCACTTGAGGGTCAGAGTTCATCCCTTCCATGTTTTGCGTATTAATAAGATGCTGTCGTGTGCTGGAGCTGATAGGCTCCAAACTGGAATGAGGGGAGCTTTTGGTAAGCCCCAGGGTGTTTGTGCTCGTGTTGCTATTGGTCAGGTTCTTCTCTCAGTTCGCTGCAAAGATGGCAACAGCAACCACGCCCAAGAGGCTCTGCGCCGTGCTAAGTTCAAGTTCCCTGGTCGACAAAAGATCATTGTCAGCAGGAAGTG GGGGTTCACCAAGTTCAGCCGTACTGATTATCTGAAATACAAGTCAGAAAACCGTATCGTCCCAGATGGTGTGAATGCTAAG CTTCTTGGGTGCCATGGTCGACTTGCTGCACGGCAACCTGGAAGGGCCTTTCTTGAAGCAGTTTAG